A region of Myxococcus stipitatus DSM 14675 DNA encodes the following proteins:
- a CDS encoding sensor histidine kinase, translated as MAILEKVRKTHGPDFLHEPREPARHTWALEGLAGALAVLRGDEVLLVNHRWQSLTLARGPWRHLADTGHEAGPELLTLRSAVAAEARALEHLEDDDEHTARYTYAGGHQRLEVRVRRVSPGLTPPVVLVLARDITEESLTEESLTKERRALAEREHLRTLSEQASGIAHDLSSLLVAMKLRLELLQMNSAKAKMPEPPAHVDTLLRIVADASTRLSRLRDYARQQPESPMEPVQLAEVVNDAVEIARGELESRAAKEGLSLSLEVDVPRLPLVESSSADLRCVFLNLLRNARDAMPHGGTVRVRGRRLSGQAVITVEDEGTGIPEENLRSIFQPFFTTKGRHGTGLGLSMAHDVVSRARGTLVAANRPEGGAIFTLTFPLLPGKLSPRVPPTEYRSS; from the coding sequence ATGGCCATCCTCGAGAAGGTGAGGAAGACACATGGGCCGGACTTCCTGCATGAACCCCGCGAGCCCGCCCGCCATACCTGGGCGCTGGAGGGCCTTGCGGGCGCGCTCGCGGTGCTGCGCGGCGACGAGGTGTTGCTGGTCAACCATCGCTGGCAATCGCTGACGCTGGCACGGGGGCCCTGGCGTCACCTGGCGGACACTGGCCACGAGGCCGGCCCGGAGCTGCTCACGCTGCGCAGCGCCGTGGCCGCCGAGGCACGCGCGCTGGAGCACCTGGAGGACGACGACGAGCACACCGCCCGCTACACCTACGCCGGAGGCCATCAGCGCCTGGAGGTGCGGGTGCGGCGGGTGAGCCCCGGCCTGACGCCGCCGGTGGTGCTGGTGCTGGCGCGGGACATCACGGAGGAGTCCCTCACGGAGGAGTCCCTCACGAAGGAGCGCCGCGCGCTGGCGGAGCGCGAGCACCTGCGCACGTTGAGCGAGCAGGCGTCCGGAATCGCACATGACCTGAGCAGCCTCCTGGTCGCGATGAAGCTGCGCCTGGAGCTGCTCCAGATGAACAGCGCCAAGGCGAAGATGCCGGAGCCTCCCGCGCACGTGGACACGCTCTTGCGCATCGTCGCGGACGCGAGCACGCGGCTGTCGCGCCTCCGGGACTACGCGCGGCAGCAGCCGGAGTCCCCCATGGAGCCGGTGCAGCTGGCGGAGGTGGTGAACGACGCGGTGGAGATCGCGCGGGGGGAGCTGGAGAGCCGCGCGGCGAAGGAGGGGCTCAGCCTGAGCCTGGAGGTGGACGTGCCCCGGCTGCCGCTGGTGGAGAGCTCGTCGGCGGACCTGCGCTGCGTCTTCCTCAACCTGCTGCGCAACGCGCGCGACGCCATGCCGCACGGAGGCACCGTGCGGGTGCGAGGCCGGCGCCTGTCGGGCCAGGCCGTCATCACCGTGGAGGACGAGGGCACGGGCATCCCCGAGGAGAACCTCCGCTCCATCTTCCAGCCCTTCTTCACCACCAAGGGGCGCCACGGCACGGGCCTGGGCCTGTCCATGGCCCACGACGTGGTGAGCCGTGCGCGCGGCACGCTGGTCGCCGCCAACCGCCCGGAAGGGGGCGCCATCTTCACCCTCACCTTCCCCCTGCTGCCCGGGAAGTTGTCCCCCCGGGTCCCTCCGACGGAGTACCGTTCAAGTTGA
- a CDS encoding response regulator, whose amino-acid sequence MSEMKIRVLVVDDDQEQLTLAERSLSAYGFDVRTHRSSLGVSNLVRSTMPDLVLLDVNIPALTGDKVLTLARGQAPAGTLFVLFSASDESTLRKLAKDSGADGYITKSTQGEDLAKKLHAIHAKARGTLASSAP is encoded by the coding sequence ATGTCGGAGATGAAGATCCGCGTGCTGGTGGTGGACGACGACCAGGAGCAACTCACGTTGGCGGAGCGCTCGTTGTCGGCGTACGGGTTCGACGTGCGGACCCACCGCTCCTCGTTGGGCGTGTCGAACCTGGTGCGTTCGACGATGCCGGACCTGGTGTTGCTGGACGTGAACATCCCCGCGCTCACCGGGGACAAGGTGCTGACGCTGGCGCGAGGGCAGGCCCCGGCGGGCACGCTCTTCGTGCTCTTCTCCGCGTCGGACGAGTCCACGCTGCGCAAGCTGGCGAAGGACTCTGGCGCGGACGGCTACATCACCAAGAGCACCCAGGGCGAGGACCTGGCCAAGAAGCTCCACGCCATCCACGCGAAGGCGCGAGGCACCCTCGCCTCCTCCGCGCCGTGA
- a CDS encoding methyltransferase, with translation MTESPRALLHLLYNGAKAVDVVEASLQLGLLDSLEGPAPITLAELSARHSLVPGRLYKLLDCLESLGLVKREQDTDALASARYSAVPGLREAAQAVLGPQSRERDREKFAWRKLHGRLPEVLRGQHSISPDDFDWPLRTPEQLEGFETSMAVGLPPILESLRQHARHLWRDGMRVLDVGGGDGSLAAHLTREHPTARVDVYNLPATQPLVERTRERFDLGPARLGFVPGDFLREPLPGGYDVLMFVRVLHDWSAQTAQHLLKSAWAALPSGGRVIICEEFRTGERLAAQFFWTYFLIGVDSCVSRLREVELYQRMLQEAGFEQTRVLGGGPFELVTAVKP, from the coding sequence GTGACGGAGTCGCCGCGAGCGCTGTTGCACCTGCTCTACAATGGCGCGAAGGCGGTGGACGTGGTGGAGGCGTCGCTCCAGCTGGGGCTGCTCGACTCGCTGGAGGGGCCCGCCCCCATCACGCTCGCGGAGCTGTCCGCGAGGCACTCGCTGGTGCCGGGCCGGCTCTACAAGCTGCTGGACTGCCTGGAGAGCCTGGGGCTGGTGAAGCGCGAGCAGGACACGGACGCGCTCGCGTCGGCGCGCTACAGCGCGGTGCCAGGGCTGCGCGAGGCGGCCCAGGCCGTCCTCGGGCCTCAGTCGCGGGAGAGAGACCGGGAGAAGTTCGCCTGGCGCAAGCTGCACGGGCGCCTGCCCGAGGTGCTGCGCGGCCAGCACTCCATCTCGCCCGACGACTTCGACTGGCCCTTGCGCACGCCCGAGCAATTGGAGGGCTTCGAGACGAGCATGGCCGTGGGCCTGCCGCCCATCCTGGAGTCGCTGCGGCAGCACGCCCGGCACCTGTGGCGCGACGGCATGCGCGTACTCGACGTGGGCGGAGGCGATGGCAGCCTCGCGGCGCACCTGACGCGCGAGCACCCCACCGCGCGCGTGGACGTCTACAACCTGCCCGCCACCCAGCCGCTGGTGGAGCGCACGCGGGAGCGCTTCGACCTGGGGCCCGCCCGGCTGGGCTTCGTGCCTGGGGACTTCCTGCGGGAGCCGCTGCCCGGCGGCTATGACGTGCTGATGTTCGTGCGCGTGCTGCACGACTGGTCCGCGCAGACGGCGCAGCACCTGCTGAAGTCCGCGTGGGCGGCGCTGCCGTCGGGCGGACGCGTCATCATCTGCGAGGAGTTCCGCACGGGGGAGCGGCTGGCCGCGCAGTTCTTCTGGACGTACTTCCTCATCGGCGTGGACTCGTGCGTCAGCCGGCTGCGCGAGGTGGAGCTCTACCAGCGGATGCTCCAGGAGGCGGGCTTCGAGCAGACGCGGGTGCTCGGCGGTGGGCCCTTCGAGCTGGTGACCGCCGTCAAGCCCTGA
- a CDS encoding ABC1 kinase family protein has translation MASDSDDSLPPSGRFTRFRKLAGLSMQVGTDVLKSGAKRLTGSSSEMLSKGAAEKLVSTLGELKGAAMKLGQVLSMDPDLVTPEVRQVLARLQNQAPSMSYERVARVVREELGAPPEEVFREFSRQPLAAASLGQVHGAVLQDGGGAAVKVQYPGIAESLSHDMENLGLVVKTVSKASRLMDGSAYFQEFKDELLLELDYRREAALAEEFARAVAPLEDLCVPAIRAPWSTGRVLTMELLPGLPLKDWVTTQPSNAERFRVARQLIRATYGPFFGAERIHADPHPGNFMVMPDGRLGVLDFGSIKRFSPRFVEANRRMLLQALRREPMDVLGLSLEAGFTVELPGAEADALIREVFHIAGRPMRQSPYDYATCEIPRDMRNHFSRNAARFLKVKPPPEAVMFFRATGGLAQNLRLIGAHGDFRGVYLEMAERFG, from the coding sequence ATGGCCTCCGACTCCGACGACTCGCTTCCTCCCTCAGGCCGCTTCACCCGCTTCCGCAAGCTGGCGGGCCTCTCCATGCAGGTGGGCACGGACGTGCTCAAGAGCGGGGCGAAGCGCCTGACGGGCAGCTCGTCGGAGATGCTCAGCAAGGGGGCCGCGGAGAAGCTGGTCTCCACCCTGGGCGAGCTCAAGGGCGCGGCGATGAAGCTGGGGCAGGTCCTCTCCATGGACCCGGACCTGGTCACCCCCGAGGTGCGGCAGGTGCTGGCGCGGCTGCAGAACCAGGCGCCCTCCATGTCCTATGAGCGCGTGGCCCGCGTGGTGCGCGAGGAGCTGGGCGCGCCCCCGGAGGAGGTCTTCCGCGAGTTCAGCCGCCAGCCCCTGGCCGCCGCGTCGCTGGGCCAGGTCCACGGCGCGGTGCTCCAGGACGGCGGCGGCGCGGCGGTGAAGGTGCAGTACCCCGGCATCGCCGAGTCCCTCTCGCACGACATGGAGAACCTGGGCCTCGTCGTGAAGACGGTGTCCAAGGCGTCGCGGCTGATGGATGGCTCGGCCTACTTCCAGGAGTTCAAGGACGAGCTGCTGCTGGAGCTGGACTACCGCCGGGAGGCGGCGCTGGCGGAGGAGTTCGCGCGCGCGGTGGCCCCGCTGGAGGACCTGTGCGTGCCGGCCATCCGCGCCCCGTGGAGCACCGGGCGCGTGCTGACGATGGAGCTGCTCCCGGGGCTCCCGCTCAAGGACTGGGTGACGACGCAGCCCTCCAACGCGGAGCGCTTCCGCGTGGCGCGCCAGCTCATCCGCGCGACGTACGGGCCCTTCTTCGGCGCGGAGCGGATTCACGCGGACCCGCACCCGGGCAACTTCATGGTGATGCCGGACGGGCGGCTGGGGGTGCTCGACTTCGGCTCCATCAAGCGCTTCAGCCCGCGCTTCGTGGAGGCCAACCGGCGCATGCTCCTGCAGGCCCTGCGCAGGGAGCCCATGGACGTGCTGGGGCTGAGCCTGGAGGCGGGCTTCACGGTGGAGCTGCCGGGCGCGGAGGCCGACGCGCTCATCCGCGAGGTGTTCCACATCGCCGGCAGGCCCATGCGGCAGTCGCCTTACGACTACGCCACCTGCGAAATCCCCCGGGACATGCGCAACCACTTCAGCCGCAACGCGGCGCGCTTCCTCAAGGTGAAGCCCCCACCGGAGGCGGTGATGTTCTTCCGCGCGACGGGCGGCCTGGCGCAGAACCTGCGGCTCATCGGCGCCCACGGGGACTTCCGGGGCGTCTACCTGGAGATGGCGGAGCGCTTCGGCTGA
- a CDS encoding LuxR C-terminal-related transcriptional regulator, whose protein sequence is MTTDISNERIRVALLEDQQVFRESLVLVLENAGMDVVARCSQTPPFLARVREHMPHVAVLDLRLVPPDQDGTETGLTVLQCLHDFYPSVKALVLSSHHEQDVVEQCLHAGAAGYLWKHNVGCADVVEAVTRVARGERLMPTGLSWGPSVPGFLPQEEVPLGGVELGLLTPREREVLGYVAAGADNLKIAACLSITERTVKAHITSIYKKLGSENRTQLAVLACQLGVHRPAGV, encoded by the coding sequence ATGACGACAGACATTTCCAATGAGCGAATCCGAGTGGCCCTCCTGGAGGACCAGCAGGTCTTCAGGGAGAGTCTGGTGTTGGTCCTGGAGAACGCGGGGATGGATGTGGTGGCGCGCTGCTCGCAGACGCCGCCCTTCCTGGCGCGGGTGCGGGAGCACATGCCGCATGTCGCCGTGCTGGACCTGAGGCTGGTGCCTCCGGACCAGGATGGGACGGAGACGGGGCTGACGGTGCTGCAGTGCCTGCACGACTTCTACCCGTCGGTGAAGGCCCTGGTGTTGTCGAGTCATCACGAGCAGGACGTGGTGGAGCAGTGTCTCCACGCGGGCGCGGCGGGCTACCTGTGGAAACACAACGTGGGCTGCGCGGACGTGGTGGAGGCCGTCACCCGGGTGGCGCGGGGAGAGCGGCTGATGCCCACCGGGCTGTCCTGGGGCCCGTCCGTGCCGGGCTTCCTGCCGCAGGAGGAGGTGCCCCTGGGCGGCGTGGAGCTGGGGCTGCTCACGCCCCGCGAGCGCGAGGTGCTGGGGTACGTGGCGGCGGGCGCGGACAACCTCAAGATCGCCGCGTGCCTGAGCATCACCGAGCGCACGGTGAAGGCGCACATCACCAGCATCTACAAGAAGCTGGGCTCGGAGAACCGCACGCAGCTGGCCGTCCTGGCGTGCCAGCTGGGCGTTCACCGCCCGGCAGGGGTGTGA